Proteins encoded together in one Cicer arietinum cultivar CDC Frontier isolate Library 1 chromosome 4, Cicar.CDCFrontier_v2.0, whole genome shotgun sequence window:
- the LOC101504803 gene encoding probable protein phosphatase 2C 33 yields the protein MGSCLSGASSAPSFPLDTNHYYESYQYSRVSNMEMRLHRIPSRIFLNGSTPVASLFCKQGRKGINQDAMLLWENFCLMKDSVLCGVFDGHGPFGHVVAKKVRDSLPLKLMDEWNLSGGHHCSTLKESFLKASKSMDRELSLHHRKDAYASGTTAVTLLKKGYELVIANVGDSRAVLGTKDPNGSLIALQLTTDLKPNLPREAERIRLCKGRVFAHDNESGVARVWLPNVDSPGLAMARAFGDFCLKDFGLISVPDISYHRLSEQDQFVVLATDGVWDVLSNKQVVDIVASAPRSSAAKVLVESAVQAWRTKLPTSNPDDCSAVCLFFHSHTNTTPDTNIVGGEEGTRESHCKTKQKHQ from the exons ATGGGCTCATGTCTTTCAGGGGCTTCTTCAGCTCCTTCATTTCCTCTTGATACCAATCATTATTATGAAAGCTATCAATATTCACGTGTTTCAAATATGGAAATGAGATTGCACAGAATTCCAAGCAGAATATTCTTGAATGGTTCCACTCCTGTTGCCTCCTTGTTCTGTAAGCAAGGCAGAAAGGGAATCAACCAGGATGCAATGCTTCTTTGGGAGAATTTTTGTTTGATGAAGGACAGCGTACTTTGTGGTGTATTTGATGGTCATGGACCATTTGGACATGTGGTCGCCAAGAAAGTCAGAGATTCTCTCCCTTTAAAGCTAATGGATGAATGGAATTTAAGTGGTGGTCATCATTGTAGCACACTCAAAGAATCGTTTTTGAAAGCTTCTAAGTCTATGGACAGAGAACTCAGTTTGCACCATCGCAAGGATGCTTATGCCAGTGGGACTACCGCCGTTACCTTGCTCAAGAAG GGCTACGAACTTGTTATTGCAAATGTTGGAGACTCTAGAGCTGTTTTAGGTACTAAAGATCCTAATGGTTCTCTTATTGCTCTTCAATTGACCACTGACCTTAAGCCAAATCTTCCAA GGGAAGCAGAGAGGATAAGGCTTTGCAAAGGAAGGGTGTTTGCCCATGACAACGAATCAGGAGTTGCTCGAGTTTGGCTGCCTAACGTTGACTCCCCTGGCCTTGCTATGGCACGCGCTTTTGGCGATTTTTGCCTCAAGGATTTTGGACTCATATCTGTTCCTGACATCTCCTATCATCGCCTCTCAGAACAAGATCAATTTGTTGTCTTAGCCACAGATGGTGTTTGGGATGTTTTGTCCAACAAACAAGTTGTGGACATAGTAGCATCTGCTCCACGATCTTCTGCGGCTAAAGTACTTGTTGAGTCAGCTGTTCAAGCATGGAGGACCAAGCTACCAACTTCTAACCCTGATGATTGCTCTGCAGTTTGCCTCTTCTTTCATTCACACACCAACACTACCCCTGACACTAATATAGTTGGGGGAGAGGAGGGAACAAGGGAATCACACTGCAAAACTAAACAAAAGCACCAATAG